Proteins co-encoded in one Dreissena polymorpha isolate Duluth1 chromosome 12, UMN_Dpol_1.0, whole genome shotgun sequence genomic window:
- the LOC127852324 gene encoding eukaryotic translation initiation factor 2D-like, whose protein sequence is MFKKPFRVKSQTSMKGSDRKKVRVEIQKSFSNLSVEDVNTIIPNKEDVSSVKIHTNTGENAFIYCVNKQPLLFELDKQKVLYPTVYLLWRYPDLMERFTTWPPVFKKLVDGADLMLPGLVLRLPLTPGSFKHVEKGQVCSVNVVGNRCPIVVGTTLLSGSDFFDSGMRGKGIHPVHLYGDELWAFGDRSKPPEVEDDPLREELYGNHEQGHEPTEPSDGTGEVERVEAADNNIYEAKADNVIEPSHKTGKLDRELATDNSVHEVNAEIVGEDSVEGEVNETEAEMTESVQGIHDENMAENWVEEHNGDKKSGLGDSNASESGCGDEDIVEGTEQLTLGSEVETPQSMSTVETDELLEFCFLCSIKASLKKTDLPLATGTFYKNHMLKYCPKGKYLDIKKSSYKKLSKFLQKQQKSGIILVKEVTKGVDAVVEIDKSHELLRGLEVPEVVVQETGASSKDSFKPPQISEMFAVTANILPLVKGFGYNKGSTLKSADLRTALVEYVKQNNLQSETNKGEVVLDPLLAEICLTRAEGDKSTLRWEEVTSRVLNKMSPVFQIEFPDRPPLVRKGKVEPITIDVVQRAANKKATIIENLDIYGIDAKEFGHRVQVKVACSATVNPSQQKNKGPQVVVQGNQVHHVAELLSDVYKIPKKYIKGTEKAPKRR, encoded by the exons ATGTTTAAGAAGCCATTCCGAGTAAAGTCGCAGACTTCCATGAAAGGATCAGATAG AAAGAAAGTGCGAGTTGAAATAcagaaatcattttcaaacctgaGTGTCGAAGACGTTAATACAATTATCCCTAACAAAGAGGACGTGAGCTCTGTGAAGATACACACCAATACTGGAGAGAATGCTTTCATATACTGCGTGAATAAACAGCCGCTGCTGTTTGAACTGGACAAGCAGAAAGTGCTTTACCCCACCG TTTATCTGCTGTGGCGCTACCCAGATCTTATGGAAAGATTTACCACTTGGCCGCCAGTCTTCAAGAAACTTGTGGATGGAGCAG ATCTGATGCTGCCTGGGCTGGTGTTGCGCCTTCCACTGACACCAGGGTCCTTCAAACACGTGGAGAAGGGACAGGTGTGCTCTGTGAACGTTGTCGGAAACAG GTGCCCCATAGTTGTTGGAACCACTCTCCTGTCTGGGAGTGATTTCTTCGACTCGGGGATGAGAGGAAAGGGGATTCACCCTGTACACCTGTATGGGGACGAGCTATG GGCCTTTGGAGATAGATCGAAACCCCCAGAAGTAGAAGATGACCCTTTACGAGAGGAGTTGTATGGGAACCATGAGCAAGGACATGAACCTACTGAACCATCAGATGGAACTGGGGAAGTGGAAAGAGTTGAGGCAGCTGATAACAATATTTATGAAGCTAAGGCTGATAATGTTATTGAACCATCACATAAAACTGGTAAACTGGACAGAGAACTGGCAACTGATAACAGTGTTCATGAAGTAAATGCTGAAATTGTTGGTGAGGATTCTGTAGAAGGTGAAGTTAATGAGACTGAGGCTGAAATGACAGAGAGTGTACAAGGCATTCATGATGAAAATATGGCAGAAAATTGGGTGGAAGAACACAATGGTGATAAGAAAAGCGGTCTTGGGGATAGTAATGCTTCAGAGAGTGGATGTGGTGATGAGGATATTGTTGAAGGTACTGAACAGTTGACTTTGGGTTCAGAAGTGGAAACTCCACAATCAATGAGTACAG TGGAGACAGATGAGCTCCTGGAGTTTTGTTTCCTGTGTTCAATCAAGGCCTCATTGAAGAAGACTGATCTCCCCCTTGCGACTGGAACGTTCTACAAGAACCACATGCTCAAATACTG TCCAAAAGGAAAATACCTGGATATCAAGAAATCTTCATATAAAAAG CTGTCGAagtttcttcaaaagcaacagaAGTCGGGTATAATATTGGTCAAGGAGGTGACCAAGGGCGTTGATGCAGTAGTGGAGATTGACAAATCACACGAGCT TTTACGTGGTCTAGAGGTCCCAGAGGTGGTTGTTCAGGAAACTGGTGCTTCGTCGAAGGACTCATTCAAGCCGCCTCAGATATCGGAGATGTTTGCAGTCACAGCTAACATACTCCCCCTTGTCAAAGGCTTTGGATACAA CAAAGGCAGTACCCTCAAAAGTGCTGACCTAAGAACAGCCTTAGTGGAATATGTGAAACAAAACAACTTGCAGAGTGAAACTAATAAAGG AGAGGTAGTGCTGGACCCATTGCTTGCGGAAATCTGTCTGACCAGGGCAGAAGGGGACAAGTCGACCTTGAGATGGGAGGAGGTCACATCAAG GGTGTTGAACAAGATGAGCCCAGTGTTCCAGATAGAGTTTCCAGACCGCCCGCCCCTGGTCAGAAAGGGGAAAGTGGAGCCAATTACCATTGATGTGGTACAGAGGGCAGCAAACAAAAAG GCCACAATAATTGAGAACCTGGACATCTATGGGATAGATGCAAAGGAGTTTGGTCACCGGGTTCAGGTCAAGGTCGCGTGTAGCGCCACGGTGAACCCCTCACAGCAGAAGAACAAGGGGCCACAGGTTGTCGTGCAGGGCAATCAGGTGCATCATGTGGCAGAACTTTTATCAG ATGTGTACAAGATTCCCAAGAAGTACATCAAAGGCACCGAGAAGGCTCCTAAAAGAAGATGA